A window of Streptomyces armeniacus contains these coding sequences:
- a CDS encoding TerD family protein, which translates to MAVSLSKGGNVSLTKEAPGLTAVTVGLGWDVRSTTGTDFDLDASAIAVNAQGKVHSDQHFIFFNNKATPDQTIVHSGDNTTGQGEGDDEQINVNLQGLPAEIDKIVFPVSIYDAETRSQNFGQVRNAYIRVVNQAGGTEIARYDLSEDAATETAMVFGELYRNGAEWKFRAVGQGYAAGLAGIAQDFGVNI; encoded by the coding sequence ATGGCTGTAAGCCTGTCCAAGGGCGGCAACGTCTCGCTCACCAAGGAGGCACCTGGCCTCACCGCCGTCACGGTCGGCCTCGGCTGGGACGTCCGTAGCACCACGGGCACCGACTTCGACCTCGACGCGAGCGCCATCGCCGTGAACGCGCAGGGCAAGGTCCACTCGGACCAGCACTTCATCTTCTTCAACAACAAGGCCACCCCGGACCAGACGATCGTGCACTCCGGTGACAACACCACCGGTCAGGGCGAGGGCGACGACGAGCAGATCAACGTCAATCTGCAGGGCCTCCCGGCCGAGATCGACAAGATCGTCTTCCCCGTGTCGATCTACGACGCGGAGACCCGCAGCCAGAACTTCGGCCAGGTGCGGAACGCGTACATCCGCGTCGTCAATCAGGCCGGCGGCACCGAGATCGCCCGCTACGACCTGAGCGAGGACGCCGCCACCGAGACCGCCATGGTCTTCGGCGAGCTGTACCGCAACGGCGCCGAGTGGAAGTTCCGCGCGGTCGGCCAGGGTTACGCCGCCGGTCTCGCGGGCATCGCCCAGGACTTCGGCGTCAACATCTGA
- a CDS encoding bifunctional DNA primase/polymerase has protein sequence MERESRFSQWLRRRARTGGGTAGAGGEAAREDLLRAAAGAGFPLAPAAYPEGYGCSCVRIGCPTPGRHPVSFAWQTQATTDPDQITRWAQGQPQANFITATGRAHDVLDVPAEAGRMALERLDTEGTETGPVALSGGDRMLFFTATRGTPEDEDEWWPCELDCHPETMDEHPGLRWHCRGSYVLVPPARLPGEGPDAVVRWVRPPVPGATLPEPLTLLEPLTDACAVYAGATTDQETAAPWPVR, from the coding sequence ATGGAACGCGAGAGCAGATTCTCCCAGTGGCTGCGCCGCCGTGCCCGCACCGGCGGCGGTACCGCCGGGGCGGGCGGCGAAGCGGCCCGCGAGGATCTGCTGCGGGCCGCCGCCGGAGCGGGCTTCCCGCTCGCGCCCGCCGCGTACCCGGAGGGATACGGCTGCTCCTGTGTACGCATCGGCTGCCCCACCCCCGGGCGGCACCCCGTCTCGTTCGCCTGGCAGACGCAGGCGACCACCGACCCCGACCAGATCACCCGCTGGGCGCAGGGCCAGCCGCAGGCGAACTTCATCACCGCCACCGGCCGTGCGCACGACGTCCTCGACGTGCCCGCGGAGGCGGGCCGCATGGCGCTGGAGCGGCTGGACACGGAGGGTACCGAGACCGGCCCCGTGGCGCTCTCGGGCGGCGACCGGATGCTGTTCTTCACCGCCACCCGCGGCACCCCGGAGGACGAGGACGAGTGGTGGCCGTGCGAGCTGGACTGCCACCCGGAGACGATGGACGAGCATCCGGGCCTGCGCTGGCACTGCCGCGGCAGCTACGTGCTCGTGCCCCCGGCCCGGCTGCCCGGCGAGGGCCCCGACGCGGTGGTCCGCTGGGTACGCCCGCCGGTCCCCGGCGCGACCCTCCCGGAGCCGCTGACGCTGCTGGAGCCGCTGACGGACGCGTGCGCGGTGTACGCGGGCGCCACCACGGACCAGGAGACAGCGGCACCCTGGCCGGTCCGCTAG
- a CDS encoding IS481 family transposase, with protein MSHRNAPLTPTGRLRLARCVVDDGWPLRRAAERFQVSHTTAMRWANRYRQLGAAGMHDRSSRPHHSPRQTSATVEQQVLHLRREHRIGPVRLAARCGIAASTAHRILIRHHLPALSTLDRATGEPVRRYERSRPGELVHIDVKKLGRISDGGGHKVLGRAAGRAHQDRRNGTGYAYLHTALDDHTRLAYTEDLPDEKAATCAGFLTRAAAWFTARGVTIERVITDNAWAYSKNTWRTTCHDLGISPRWTRPWRPQTNGKVERFHRTLLEEWAYQRPYTSDSERQAAFPDWLDWYNYHRPHTGIGGHPPASRITNLSEQHS; from the coding sequence GTGTCCCACCGTAATGCCCCGCTGACCCCGACCGGCAGGCTGCGTCTGGCCCGGTGTGTTGTGGACGACGGCTGGCCGCTGCGGCGGGCCGCGGAACGCTTCCAGGTCAGCCATACCACTGCCATGCGCTGGGCCAACCGCTACCGGCAGCTGGGCGCGGCCGGGATGCACGACCGCTCCAGCCGCCCTCACCACAGCCCGCGCCAGACCTCTGCCACGGTCGAGCAGCAGGTCCTGCACCTGCGGCGCGAGCACCGGATCGGGCCGGTACGGCTGGCCGCCCGCTGCGGCATAGCCGCCTCCACCGCCCACCGCATCCTCATCCGCCACCACCTGCCCGCCCTGTCCACGCTGGACCGCGCCACCGGCGAACCCGTGCGCCGCTATGAACGCTCCCGGCCCGGGGAACTGGTCCACATCGACGTCAAGAAACTCGGCCGTATCTCCGACGGCGGCGGCCACAAGGTCCTCGGCCGCGCAGCCGGCCGGGCCCACCAGGACCGCCGCAACGGGACCGGATACGCCTACCTGCACACCGCCCTGGACGACCACACCCGTCTCGCCTACACCGAAGACCTGCCCGACGAGAAGGCCGCCACCTGCGCCGGCTTCCTGACCCGGGCCGCCGCCTGGTTCACCGCCCGCGGCGTGACCATCGAGCGGGTCATCACCGACAACGCCTGGGCCTACAGCAAGAACACCTGGCGCACCACCTGCCACGACCTGGGCATCAGCCCCCGCTGGACCAGGCCCTGGAGGCCTCAGACCAACGGCAAGGTCGAACGCTTCCACCGCACCCTGCTCGAGGAATGGGCCTATCAGCGGCCCTACACCTCAGACAGCGAACGGCAGGCAGCGTTTCCCGACTGGCTCGACTGGTACAACTACCACCGACCCCACACCGGCATCGGCGGCCACCCACCAGCCAGCCGCATCACCAACCTGTCCGAACAACACAGCTAG
- a CDS encoding SDR family oxidoreductase has product MAGEDSAPRTGGAPGGTAGGAGAPVNAVVTGAGSGIGRAVAVALVEAGWHVTLAGRRTAPLEETAALAGRGSSTAVVCTDVTDPESVTALFRAVRERHARVDLLFNNAGSFGPPHPLEELAYEDWQNVVQTNLTGAFLCAQAAFRLMKEQDPRGGRIINNGSLSAHVPRPHSVAYTATKHAVTGLTKSLSLDGRPYGIACGQIDIGNAATDMTARMQTGIRQADGSTAVEPVMDAADVARTVLHMAALPLEANVQFATVMATAMPYIGRG; this is encoded by the coding sequence ATGGCGGGAGAGGACAGCGCGCCGCGTACGGGTGGCGCACCGGGCGGCACGGCGGGAGGCGCCGGCGCGCCCGTGAACGCGGTGGTCACCGGGGCCGGTTCGGGCATCGGACGCGCGGTGGCGGTGGCACTCGTGGAGGCGGGCTGGCACGTGACGCTCGCCGGACGGCGGACGGCACCGCTCGAGGAGACGGCGGCGCTGGCGGGGAGGGGCAGCTCGACGGCTGTCGTATGCACGGATGTCACTGATCCAGAATCAGTCACCGCGCTGTTCCGCGCCGTTCGGGAGCGACACGCGCGAGTCGATCTGCTGTTCAACAACGCGGGCTCGTTCGGGCCTCCGCATCCCCTCGAAGAGCTGGCCTACGAGGACTGGCAGAACGTCGTCCAGACCAATCTCACCGGGGCTTTCCTGTGTGCGCAGGCGGCGTTCCGGCTGATGAAGGAGCAGGACCCGCGGGGCGGACGCATCATCAACAACGGCTCGCTTTCCGCCCATGTGCCTCGCCCCCATTCGGTGGCATACACCGCGACGAAGCACGCCGTGACCGGCCTGACCAAGTCGCTCTCGCTGGACGGACGCCCGTACGGCATCGCCTGCGGGCAGATCGACATCGGCAACGCCGCCACGGACATGACGGCCCGTATGCAGACGGGCATCCGGCAGGCCGACGGGAGTACGGCCGTCGAGCCGGTGATGGACGCGGCGGACGTCGCCCGGACGGTGCTGCACATGGCGGCACTGCCGCTGGAGGCGAACGTGCAGTTCGCGACGGTGATGGCGACGGCGATGCCGTACATCGGTCGCGGCTGA
- a CDS encoding serine hydrolase domain-containing protein, with amino-acid sequence MAYARLRHAASPERAGLRAAELAGLTADIDALPGTWCSGAVVLAGRGPYVAVEHAAGWAVRYASYDPERGLGVELPREQWVPARPDTVFDLASLTKLFTAVAVLQQAERGTVELDRAITSYARTAAGGIGSAGAGAGGAGGAAGLGGDAGLGGLGLAALKVPEHGLTLQHLLTHTSGLRPELPLYDHEPKTRMERVWAEEPLTPPGGAYRYSDLNLLLAQSVLELVTGRPLDALIREGITRPLGMTRTRFRPPRGWRPRIAATEDQRKPWAKMDRGMLRGRVHDENAHALNGVAGHAGLFSTAGDLAVLCRTLLTGGAYGPARILAPSSVARLLEPPGLGFGVGQPWFMGELAGPLSDGRAAGHTGFTGTSLVLDPVTDTFLILLANTVHPVRRPPDSTPRAAAATRLARAVL; translated from the coding sequence ATGGCGTACGCGAGACTGAGGCACGCGGCCTCACCTGAACGGGCCGGCCTGCGGGCGGCGGAACTGGCCGGACTCACCGCGGACATCGACGCGCTGCCCGGCACCTGGTGCTCCGGCGCCGTGGTGCTGGCGGGGCGCGGCCCGTACGTGGCGGTCGAACACGCGGCGGGCTGGGCCGTGCGCTACGCCTCGTACGACCCGGAGCGCGGGCTGGGCGTCGAACTGCCCCGCGAGCAGTGGGTGCCCGCCAGGCCCGACACGGTCTTCGACCTCGCCTCGCTCACGAAGCTGTTCACGGCGGTCGCGGTGCTCCAGCAGGCCGAACGGGGGACGGTGGAGCTGGACCGGGCGATCACGTCGTACGCGCGGACGGCGGCCGGCGGGATCGGGAGCGCGGGCGCGGGTGCGGGCGGTGCGGGTGGCGCGGCCGGCCTGGGCGGGGACGCCGGGCTCGGCGGTCTCGGGCTCGCCGCGTTAAAGGTGCCCGAGCACGGTCTGACGCTCCAGCACCTGCTCACCCACACCTCCGGGCTCCGGCCCGAACTCCCGCTGTACGACCACGAACCCAAGACCCGCATGGAACGCGTCTGGGCCGAGGAGCCCCTCACCCCGCCCGGCGGCGCGTACCGCTACTCCGACCTCAACCTGCTCCTCGCCCAGAGCGTGCTGGAACTCGTCACCGGGCGCCCGCTCGACGCCCTCATACGCGAGGGGATCACGCGCCCGCTCGGCATGACCCGCACCCGCTTCCGGCCCCCACGCGGCTGGCGCCCCCGCATCGCCGCCACCGAGGACCAGCGCAAGCCCTGGGCGAAGATGGACCGGGGCATGCTGCGGGGCCGCGTACACGACGAGAACGCCCACGCCCTGAACGGCGTCGCCGGCCACGCCGGGCTGTTCAGCACGGCGGGCGACCTCGCGGTGCTCTGCCGCACGCTGCTGACGGGCGGCGCGTACGGGCCGGCGCGCATCCTCGCCCCGTCGTCGGTGGCCCGGCTCCTCGAACCGCCGGGGCTGGGCTTCGGCGTCGGACAGCCGTGGTTCATGGGCGAGTTGGCGGGCCCCCTGAGCGACGGGCGCGCGGCGGGCCACACGGGCTTCACGGGCACGAGCCTGGTCCTCGACCCGGTCACCGACACGTTCCTGATCCTGCTCGCCAACACGGTCCACCCGGTCCGCCGCCCCCCGGACTCCACCCCACGTGCGGCAGCGGCCACGCGCCTGGCGAGGGCGGTGCTGTGA
- a CDS encoding multidrug effflux MFS transporter has translation MTDPGPSSPAVLPTTPEHPATVPGARGASGAPRASAATGTQTGKAGQQYGKPGQHGKPGHPAHSGGPGQPGKPGQSSPSVPPFTPRRRAGLMVTLILGSLTALPALSMDMYLPALPDVGGAMHTPAATVQLTLTACLLGLAVGQLVVGPMSDRFGRRRPLLIGSLGYVLASAACAVAPTIETLTLFRLLQGLCGAAGIVIARAVVRDLYDGLAMARFFSTLMLISGVAPILAPVLGGQVLRFTDWRGVFLILTGIGVLLTFIVLRWLPETLPPGERHSGGVPAALHTMRGLFRDRVFTGYLLAGAFTFAGLFAYVAASPFVMQEIYGASPQTYSLLFMANSIGLVAVGQINGKILVGRVPLDKVIAFGLCVVLSAAVSLLLMTTGVFGRPGLLPVATGLFVLMSGMALILPNANSQALMRTPHAAGSASALLGTSQFLIGAITSPLVGIAGEHTAVPMAIVQLASLLLAAACFVALCRPWRTRD, from the coding sequence ATGACCGACCCCGGCCCTTCTAGTCCGGCCGTACTCCCTACGACTCCCGAACACCCCGCCACCGTCCCCGGCGCCCGCGGCGCTTCCGGCGCCCCCCGCGCCTCCGCCGCAACCGGCACCCAGACCGGCAAAGCCGGTCAGCAGTACGGGAAGCCCGGCCAGCACGGGAAGCCCGGCCACCCCGCTCACTCCGGGGGACCCGGCCAGCCCGGGAAACCAGGCCAGAGCTCCCCGTCCGTACCGCCGTTCACACCGCGCCGGCGCGCCGGGCTCATGGTCACCCTCATCCTCGGCAGCCTCACCGCCCTGCCCGCGCTCTCGATGGACATGTACCTTCCGGCGCTCCCGGACGTCGGCGGCGCCATGCACACCCCGGCCGCCACCGTCCAGCTCACGCTGACCGCCTGCCTGCTGGGCCTCGCCGTGGGCCAGCTCGTCGTCGGCCCCATGAGCGACCGGTTCGGCCGCCGCAGGCCGCTGCTCATCGGCTCGCTCGGATACGTGCTGGCCAGCGCCGCCTGCGCGGTCGCGCCGACCATCGAGACGCTGACGCTGTTCCGGCTGCTCCAGGGCCTCTGCGGCGCCGCGGGCATCGTCATAGCGCGCGCCGTGGTCCGAGACCTGTACGACGGGCTCGCCATGGCCCGCTTCTTCTCCACGCTCATGCTGATCTCCGGCGTGGCACCGATCCTCGCGCCCGTACTCGGCGGCCAGGTGCTGCGCTTCACCGACTGGCGCGGGGTCTTCCTGATCCTCACCGGCATCGGCGTACTGCTGACCTTCATCGTGCTGCGCTGGCTGCCCGAGACCCTGCCACCGGGCGAGCGGCACAGCGGCGGTGTCCCGGCCGCCCTGCACACCATGCGCGGCCTGTTCCGCGACCGCGTCTTCACCGGCTACCTCCTCGCGGGTGCCTTCACCTTCGCCGGGCTGTTCGCGTACGTGGCGGCCTCGCCGTTCGTCATGCAGGAGATCTACGGCGCCTCGCCGCAGACGTACAGCCTGCTGTTCATGGCGAACTCCATCGGGCTGGTCGCCGTCGGCCAGATCAACGGCAAGATCCTCGTCGGCCGCGTGCCGCTGGACAAGGTGATCGCCTTCGGGCTGTGCGTCGTGCTGTCCGCGGCCGTCTCCCTGCTGCTGATGACCACCGGCGTCTTCGGGCGGCCCGGCCTGCTGCCCGTCGCCACCGGGCTGTTCGTGCTGATGTCCGGCATGGCGCTGATCCTGCCCAACGCCAACTCCCAGGCCCTGATGCGCACTCCGCACGCCGCCGGCTCCGCCTCGGCGCTGCTGGGCACCTCGCAGTTCCTCATCGGCGCCATCACGTCGCCGCTCGTCGGGATCGCCGGCGAGCACACCGCCGTACCCATGGCAATCGTCCAGCTCGCCTCGCTGCTCCTGGCCGCGGCCTGTTTCGTGGCACTCTGCCGACCATGGCGTACGCGAGACTGA
- a CDS encoding alkaline phosphatase D family protein yields MTQPVSADHELRAAARHLGRRRFLTVSGAALALAFGTNLPNTAHAVSTLNPMRIEKEPFTLGVASGDPMPDSVVLWTRLAPEPYQADSGLPAEPVTVEWEIAEDEDFFLTAGSGQVVAHPEFHHAVHVEPDGLEPGQTYYYRFTVGEWTSPVGRTRTAPAADAEVESLRFAAVSCQAYHQGYFTALKHLAAEDLDVVFHLGDYLYEYAVDSAGGARAYKDVVLPAHFNKETMTLEDYRLRYSLYHADKDLQAAHAAHPWVVTWDDHETENNYADEVPEDGSSAEKFLVRRAAAYRAYYENMPLRKPQQPKGADLQLYRRLRYGKLAQFDVLDTRQYRDDQANGDGWQVPTPESEDPSRTVTGAEQERWLIDGWKASDALWNVLPQQIIFARRRNQVKEPSPVSMDAWDGYPGNRKRVLDGARTAGVKNLVVLSGDVHVHYAMDIKEDYDKPDSRTLGVELVTTSLASGMDGAERPDDWEVMLKANPHMKYFDGRRGYLLVTMDRQQLRADYRIVSKVTSPGGTISTARSFTSRAGDPGLKDA; encoded by the coding sequence ATGACGCAACCAGTGAGCGCCGACCACGAACTCCGTGCCGCCGCCCGCCACTTGGGCCGCCGCCGGTTTCTGACCGTATCCGGTGCAGCACTCGCACTGGCTTTCGGCACGAACCTTCCCAATACCGCCCACGCCGTGTCCACACTTAATCCTATGAGAATCGAAAAGGAACCCTTCACCCTAGGTGTGGCATCAGGTGATCCAATGCCCGATTCCGTGGTGCTCTGGACCAGACTGGCGCCCGAGCCGTACCAGGCGGACAGCGGACTCCCCGCCGAGCCCGTGACCGTCGAGTGGGAGATCGCCGAGGACGAGGACTTCTTCCTCACGGCCGGCTCGGGGCAGGTCGTCGCGCACCCCGAGTTCCACCACGCCGTCCACGTCGAGCCGGACGGACTGGAGCCGGGGCAGACGTACTACTACCGCTTCACGGTGGGCGAGTGGACCAGCCCGGTGGGCCGTACGCGTACGGCGCCCGCCGCCGACGCAGAGGTCGAGTCGCTGCGCTTCGCCGCCGTCTCGTGCCAGGCGTACCACCAGGGCTACTTCACGGCCCTGAAGCACCTCGCCGCGGAAGACCTCGACGTGGTCTTCCATCTGGGCGACTACCTGTACGAGTACGCCGTGGACTCCGCGGGCGGCGCACGCGCGTACAAGGACGTCGTCCTCCCCGCGCACTTCAACAAGGAGACGATGACCCTCGAGGACTACCGTCTCCGCTACTCGCTCTACCACGCCGACAAGGACCTGCAGGCCGCGCACGCCGCACACCCGTGGGTCGTGACGTGGGACGACCACGAGACCGAGAACAACTACGCCGACGAGGTCCCCGAGGACGGCAGCAGCGCCGAGAAGTTCCTCGTACGCCGGGCAGCCGCGTACCGCGCGTACTACGAGAACATGCCGCTGCGGAAGCCGCAGCAGCCCAAGGGCGCGGACCTCCAGCTGTACCGGCGGCTGCGGTACGGCAAGCTGGCGCAGTTCGACGTGCTCGACACCCGGCAGTACCGCGACGACCAGGCCAACGGCGACGGCTGGCAGGTTCCCACGCCCGAATCCGAGGACCCCTCCCGCACGGTGACCGGCGCCGAGCAGGAGCGCTGGCTGATCGACGGCTGGAAGGCGTCCGACGCCCTGTGGAACGTCCTCCCGCAGCAGATCATCTTCGCCCGCCGGCGCAACCAGGTGAAGGAGCCCTCCCCGGTCTCCATGGACGCCTGGGACGGCTACCCCGGCAACCGCAAGCGGGTGCTGGACGGCGCCCGTACGGCCGGCGTCAAGAACCTCGTCGTCCTCTCCGGTGACGTCCACGTCCACTACGCGATGGACATCAAAGAGGACTACGACAAGCCGGACTCCCGCACACTCGGCGTGGAATTGGTCACCACGTCCCTCGCCAGCGGCATGGACGGCGCCGAGCGTCCGGACGACTGGGAAGTGATGCTCAAGGCGAACCCGCACATGAAGTACTTCGACGGGCGGCGCGGATACCTGCTGGTCACGATGGACCGGCAGCAGCTGCGGGCCGACTACCGCATCGTCTCGAAGGTCACCTCACCGGGCGGCACCATCAGCACGGCGCGGTCCTTCACGTCCCGCGCGGGTGACCCAGGTCTCAAGGACGCGTGA
- a CDS encoding PhzF family phenazine biosynthesis protein, whose amino-acid sequence MTINGGQTDTAVLRYTAFSRTPDGGNPAGVVLDARGLSDERMLAIAAEVGYSETAFLTPPPDGLAGAVPGRAFTVRYFSPVAEVPFCGHATVAAALALAESSAGPGELLFATPAGTIPVAVTRNEDDGFRATLSSVEPHSMPVDDADLTEALAALGWRRDELDPVVPPRLAFGGARHLVLAAGTRERLAALDYDFARLKALMLRLDLTTLQLVWRDPASESGTVFHVRDPFPVGGVVEDPATGAAAAAFGGYVRELGLVPEAATLTLHQGDDMGRPGVLTVELRAGDPRVHVSGAGTRIG is encoded by the coding sequence ATGACGATCAACGGTGGACAGACGGACACGGCGGTGCTGCGCTACACCGCCTTCTCGCGTACCCCGGACGGCGGTAACCCGGCCGGAGTGGTGCTGGACGCGCGCGGGCTGAGCGACGAGCGGATGCTCGCCATCGCCGCTGAGGTGGGTTACTCGGAGACCGCCTTCCTCACCCCTCCCCCGGACGGGCTCGCGGGCGCCGTGCCCGGACGGGCGTTCACCGTCCGGTACTTCAGCCCCGTCGCCGAGGTCCCCTTCTGCGGGCACGCGACCGTCGCCGCCGCCCTCGCTCTCGCCGAGAGCTCCGCCGGGCCGGGCGAGCTGCTGTTCGCGACGCCCGCCGGAACCATCCCGGTGGCCGTCACCCGGAACGAGGACGACGGCTTCCGCGCCACGCTCAGCAGCGTCGAGCCGCACTCCATGCCCGTCGACGACGCCGACCTCACCGAGGCGCTGGCCGCGCTCGGCTGGCGGCGGGACGAGCTCGACCCCGTCGTGCCGCCCCGGCTCGCCTTCGGCGGCGCCCGGCACCTCGTACTGGCCGCGGGCACGCGGGAGCGGCTGGCCGCGCTCGACTACGACTTCGCGCGGCTGAAGGCGCTGATGCTCCGGCTGGACCTGACCACCCTCCAACTGGTGTGGCGGGACCCGGCGTCGGAGAGCGGCACCGTGTTCCACGTACGCGACCCGTTCCCGGTCGGCGGTGTGGTGGAGGACCCGGCGACAGGCGCGGCCGCGGCGGCGTTCGGCGGGTACGTACGGGAGCTGGGCCTCGTGCCGGAAGCCGCTACGCTCACTCTCCACCAGGGCGACGACATGGGGCGCCCCGGCGTCCTCACCGTCGAGCTGCGCGCGGGCGACCCGCGGGTGCACGTCTCGGGCGCGGGGACCCGTATCGGCTGA
- the ddaH gene encoding dimethylargininase, with product MFSSRRYLMCPPEHFRVTYSINPWMDPGKPVDLPLAVTQWEHLRDRYRVLGHTVEELEPQPGLPDMVYAANGALVVDGRVLGARFAYPERTAEAAAHLAWYRGHGYEDVREPEHINEGEGDFAVTPSWLLAGRGFRSSPLSHGEVQEFFGRPVIGLDLIDPRYYHLDTALCVLDDTVDGEVMYYPEAFSPGSRAVLARLFPDALIATEADARAFGMNAVSDGHHVLLPQTAQGLFEPLRERGYEPVGIDLGELLKGGGSVKCVTAELRG from the coding sequence TTGTTCAGTTCCCGCCGCTATCTGATGTGCCCACCCGAGCACTTCCGCGTCACGTACTCCATCAACCCCTGGATGGACCCCGGCAAACCGGTGGACCTGCCCCTCGCCGTCACGCAGTGGGAGCATCTGCGCGACCGCTACCGCGTCCTCGGCCACACCGTCGAGGAGCTGGAGCCGCAGCCCGGCCTCCCGGACATGGTGTACGCCGCGAACGGCGCCCTCGTCGTCGACGGCCGCGTGCTCGGCGCCCGCTTCGCGTACCCGGAGCGTACGGCCGAGGCCGCCGCCCACCTGGCCTGGTACCGCGGGCACGGCTACGAGGACGTACGCGAACCCGAGCACATCAACGAGGGCGAGGGCGACTTCGCCGTCACCCCCTCCTGGCTGCTCGCCGGGCGCGGCTTCCGCAGCAGCCCGCTGTCACACGGCGAGGTACAGGAGTTCTTCGGACGCCCGGTGATCGGCCTCGACCTGATCGACCCGCGCTACTACCACCTGGACACGGCGCTGTGCGTCCTCGACGACACGGTCGACGGCGAGGTCATGTACTACCCGGAGGCGTTCTCGCCGGGCAGCCGCGCCGTCCTCGCCCGGCTGTTCCCGGACGCGCTGATCGCGACGGAGGCGGACGCACGGGCGTTCGGCATGAACGCGGTGAGCGACGGCCACCACGTACTGCTGCCGCAGACGGCACAGGGCCTGTTCGAGCCGCTGCGCGAGCGCGGCTACGAGCCGGTCGGCATCGACCTCGGCGAACTGCTGAAGGGCGGCGGCAGCGTGAAGTGCGTGACCGCGGAGCTACGCGGGTAG
- a CDS encoding plasmid partition protein ParG, protein MSKHVTIRLDEEFHERLKARAAEQGTTVTALITEATKRELDEDRARFLAGVDEFAEHWDYFQERFGL, encoded by the coding sequence ATGTCGAAGCACGTCACGATCCGCCTGGACGAGGAGTTCCACGAGCGCCTCAAGGCTCGCGCGGCGGAGCAGGGCACCACGGTCACCGCGCTGATCACCGAAGCGACGAAGCGGGAGCTGGACGAGGACAGGGCGAGGTTCCTCGCCGGAGTCGACGAGTTCGCCGAGCATTGGGACTACTTCCAGGAGCGATTCGGACTGTGA
- a CDS encoding small ribosomal subunit Rsm22 family protein encodes MDHVRHPAAAAAPARAVDQQLRAALDALLDGLPPRQAAAAVERLIGHYRGDTPTGAPVLRDRADVVAYAAYRMPATFEAAASALDAFAVRVPGWRPASHLDIGGGTGAAVWAAARVWGDGADGPARKTTVLDWAAPALDLGRELAAASDSAALRAAEWRPRRLTNGGADADADRADADRADLVTVSYVLGELTDADRRAVVAGAAGTGRAVVVVEPGTPDGYLRVRAARDVLTGAGLTVLAPCPHSDRCPITPGEDWCHFAARVSRSSLHRQVKGGSLAYEDEKFSYVAAVRPAAVRPDTGAPGEPAASRVVRKPQLRKGQVLLDLCTAGDGLRRVTVSKRQGPVYRAARDTGWGAEWPPPQP; translated from the coding sequence GTGGATCATGTCAGGCATCCGGCCGCCGCGGCGGCCCCCGCGCGGGCCGTTGACCAGCAGTTGCGTGCCGCGCTGGACGCCCTTCTGGACGGGCTGCCGCCACGGCAGGCCGCCGCCGCCGTGGAGCGGCTGATCGGCCACTACCGCGGCGACACCCCCACCGGCGCCCCCGTCCTGCGCGACCGCGCGGATGTCGTGGCGTACGCCGCCTACCGGATGCCCGCCACCTTCGAGGCCGCCGCCTCCGCGCTCGACGCGTTCGCCGTACGGGTGCCCGGCTGGCGTCCGGCGTCGCACCTCGACATCGGTGGTGGCACCGGCGCGGCCGTCTGGGCGGCAGCCCGGGTCTGGGGCGACGGTGCGGACGGACCGGCGCGTAAGACCACCGTGCTCGACTGGGCCGCCCCGGCCCTCGACCTCGGCCGCGAGCTGGCCGCGGCGTCCGACTCGGCCGCCCTCCGCGCCGCCGAGTGGCGGCCGCGCAGGCTCACGAACGGCGGCGCGGACGCGGACGCCGACCGCGCCGACGCCGACCGTGCCGACCTCGTCACCGTCTCGTACGTCCTCGGCGAGCTCACCGACGCCGACCGCCGCGCCGTCGTCGCGGGCGCGGCCGGGACCGGTCGTGCGGTGGTGGTCGTCGAGCCCGGCACCCCGGACGGCTACCTGCGCGTCCGCGCGGCCCGTGACGTGCTGACCGGCGCCGGCCTGACCGTGCTGGCCCCCTGCCCGCACAGCGACCGCTGCCCCATCACGCCGGGCGAGGACTGGTGCCACTTCGCGGCGCGCGTCAGCCGTTCGTCGCTGCACCGGCAGGTGAAGGGCGGTTCGCTCGCGTACGAGGACGAGAAGTTCAGCTACGTGGCGGCCGTGCGCCCGGCGGCCGTACGCCCCGACACGGGCGCACCGGGCGAACCGGCCGCCTCCCGAGTCGTACGCAAGCCGCAGCTGCGCAAAGGCCAGGTGCTGCTGGACCTGTGCACCGCCGGGGACGGGCTGCGCCGCGTGACGGTCAGCAAGCGCCAGGGCCCGGTGTACCGGGCCGCGCGCGACACCGGCTGGGGCGCGGAGTGGCCGCCGCCCCAGCCGTAG